The proteins below come from a single Oncorhynchus tshawytscha isolate Ot180627B linkage group LG22, Otsh_v2.0, whole genome shotgun sequence genomic window:
- the LOC112222106 gene encoding WD repeat-containing protein 6-like, giving the protein MDEMKGFSYIDMLSGTVEERSSVMMEALVVPVTALEFLREEYLLTGEGPILTVYCLQPQPKACTSLSLLHNYRIHGIRHKPQPRDGRTRDPEDEVVVFGGKVVRLLRLSARR; this is encoded by the exons ATGGATGAAatgaaagggttctcctatatAGATAT GTTGTCAGGTACTGTTGAGGAGAGGAGCTCAGTGATGATGGAGGCCCTGGTAGTGCCTGTCACTGCTCTGGAGTTCCTAAGGGAGGAGTACCTGCTGACAG GTGAGGGTCCGATCCTGACAGTTTACTGCCTCCAACCACAGCCCAAAGCCTGCACCTCACTGAGCTTGCTCCACAACTACCGCATCCATGGAATACGTCACAAACCACAGCCAAGAGACGGACGGACCCGTGACCCAGAGGATGAGGTGGTAGTGTTTGGAGGGAAGGTTGTGCGCCTGCTGAGGCTGAGTGCTAGAAGGTAG